In Desulfovibrio sp. JC010, the following proteins share a genomic window:
- a CDS encoding ferredoxin-thioredoxin reductase catalytic domain-containing protein: MDAKQLFEILKKIQEPKGYCFNSDMDITMTLLESLLKNKDRYGYMACPCRLASGEQKNDKDIVCPCSYREDDVEEYGSCYCTLYVSKEYNEGKIEKQAVPERRPPEKIFF, encoded by the coding sequence ATGGATGCCAAACAACTTTTCGAAATTTTGAAAAAAATCCAAGAGCCCAAGGGTTACTGTTTTAACTCCGATATGGATATTACCATGACGCTTCTGGAATCGCTCCTCAAGAATAAGGATCGCTACGGTTATATGGCATGCCCTTGTCGCCTTGCAAGTGGAGAGCAAAAAAATGACAAGGACATTGTCTGCCCATGCAGCTACCGCGAGGACGATGTTGAAGAGTACGGTTCCTGTTACTGTACTCTTTACGTCAGTAAAGAATACAATGAAGGCAAGATCGAAAAACAGGCCGTTCCTGAACGTCGGCCCCCGGAAAAGATTTTCTTTTGA
- a CDS encoding Nif11-like leader peptide family natural product precursor, translated as MSVENARAFIEKVKSDGSFSAQINNAESKEARVQIAREAGLEFTEQEYLEVTSQLPAWTMDDWLAARRAYDSYETSWLAGEFNPWRIDLK; from the coding sequence ATGTCAGTGGAAAACGCCAGAGCTTTTATTGAAAAGGTTAAGTCGGACGGTTCGTTCAGCGCACAAATCAACAATGCAGAGTCCAAAGAGGCGCGTGTGCAGATTGCCAGAGAGGCAGGCTTGGAATTTACTGAGCAGGAATATTTGGAGGTAACTTCGCAGCTTCCCGCTTGGACCATGGATGACTGGCTTGCTGCCCGGCGGGCGTACGATTCATACGAGACAAGCTGGCTGGCCGGTGAATTCAATCCCTGGCGTATTGATCTTAAGTAG
- a CDS encoding ATP-binding protein, giving the protein MFKSNKAIPAALALIAIFVISIIWTNYRSQVDLRKASLVQFSEYSQREADSLSHFFSERRNDLIDLSASRELLSYFDNKALGMAPEYGLHASLIQISELFSRIIKIKQINDVPIYSRLVFVDQSKKILADNEHGRTRNTLCKAPIPPDLIHQEVRIVFKKSKDKTCFILMLPYMFRGEKVGTILAWLNAKEILPFQEGSSPDSGLKSFNYLIYDKDVYCPFNEIPLQLAEKISSNRNIPAGRVSELLIDLEQQGKPLQTFIVRSVVEGTPFSLLSITPEAEVVGTISPRNLLIYTILLALLLLGGGIFIIKINARNLVLNIRVEEAAKQAEKIEQKNKQLINEVEARSHAEKALMQINDELETRVQKRTAALKKQADALTREVQERREAETAMRLIFDNTHDSIFIHDVEGDIITVNDTMLEVYKVNKEEAVQYNIKDDYSAPDLDLEILDEKWKQALNGEKVLFEWTARRPEDGHLFEVEVALNRIELGGEIVILANVHDISEQKKVLIQQAEHQEFLGTIFEGLGAAVFVFDPTIGMMVDCNSVGEKLLNMSRNAILNAACQTEFSFTSDTKKDLLCPNWHEQGSYEEGILTLKDSAPLPVSRHLFEIHISGTTHLVQVVFDITDRKHLERKLNIAQKLESIGLLASGIAHEINTPIQYVGDSIRFVKEAYGDTTELLEMYERYIKAKSSDTQSEILEEIEEHKDDIDLEFIETESIKACDRALEGVERVAKIVLAMKNFSHSGEEKPKAVDINKAIRNTIEVSRNEWKYAAELETALEPDLPPVQCLPGAINQVLLNVIVNAAHAIADNKDGEQKGIISVTTKFEPPFATIIIKDTGCGISKENMHKIFDPFFTTKEVGKGTGQGLAIVHDIIVEKHGGTIDIESEEGVGTAFIIRLPIEGIGESEA; this is encoded by the coding sequence TTGTTCAAAAGCAATAAAGCTATCCCGGCGGCACTCGCTTTAATAGCTATCTTCGTCATATCCATCATCTGGACAAACTACCGCTCACAGGTGGATTTACGGAAAGCATCATTAGTACAGTTCAGCGAGTATTCACAGCGGGAGGCCGATTCATTAAGCCATTTCTTTTCCGAAAGGCGGAATGACCTTATCGACCTCTCCGCCAGCAGGGAGCTTTTGAGCTACTTTGACAACAAGGCATTGGGGATGGCCCCTGAATACGGCCTTCATGCCAGCCTTATACAAATATCCGAACTGTTTAGCCGGATAATCAAAATAAAACAGATCAATGATGTTCCCATATACTCACGACTCGTCTTTGTAGACCAGTCCAAAAAAATTCTTGCCGACAATGAACATGGCCGAACAAGGAATACGCTATGCAAGGCCCCTATACCCCCGGACCTGATTCACCAAGAAGTCCGGATTGTATTTAAGAAAAGCAAAGACAAGACCTGTTTTATACTCATGCTTCCGTACATGTTCAGGGGAGAAAAAGTCGGAACCATTCTGGCATGGCTCAATGCAAAAGAAATCCTGCCCTTTCAGGAAGGCTCTAGCCCTGACTCCGGACTGAAAAGTTTTAACTACCTGATATACGACAAAGACGTATACTGCCCCTTCAATGAAATCCCTTTGCAATTGGCAGAAAAGATATCCAGCAACCGGAATATTCCCGCAGGCAGAGTGAGTGAGCTTCTCATAGACCTTGAGCAGCAGGGAAAACCACTGCAAACATTTATTGTGCGGTCCGTGGTGGAAGGGACTCCCTTTTCACTGCTGAGCATCACCCCCGAAGCGGAAGTAGTAGGAACAATCTCCCCGCGCAACCTTCTCATCTATACGATATTGCTGGCTTTACTCCTTTTGGGTGGCGGAATTTTCATTATCAAAATCAACGCCCGTAACCTTGTCCTCAATATCCGTGTAGAGGAAGCGGCAAAGCAGGCTGAAAAAATCGAACAGAAAAACAAACAGCTGATAAATGAAGTCGAGGCCCGCAGCCATGCAGAAAAAGCCCTTATGCAGATCAACGATGAACTGGAGACAAGGGTGCAGAAACGCACAGCGGCCCTGAAAAAACAGGCAGATGCATTGACCAGAGAAGTGCAGGAACGACGGGAAGCCGAGACAGCCATGCGCTTGATCTTCGACAACACCCACGACTCCATCTTCATCCACGATGTTGAAGGCGACATTATAACTGTCAATGACACCATGCTTGAAGTGTATAAAGTAAACAAAGAAGAAGCCGTTCAATATAATATTAAGGATGATTACTCCGCCCCGGATTTAGATCTGGAAATTCTGGATGAAAAATGGAAGCAGGCCCTAAACGGGGAGAAAGTGCTTTTTGAGTGGACAGCCAGACGCCCTGAAGACGGCCATCTTTTTGAGGTAGAGGTAGCTTTGAACCGCATTGAACTGGGCGGGGAAATAGTTATTCTGGCAAATGTCCATGACATATCGGAGCAGAAAAAAGTACTCATCCAGCAGGCGGAACATCAGGAATTTCTGGGCACTATATTCGAAGGTCTCGGCGCGGCTGTATTCGTTTTTGACCCCACCATTGGCATGATGGTCGACTGCAACAGTGTAGGAGAAAAACTGCTCAACATGAGTCGCAATGCAATTCTTAATGCCGCCTGCCAGACAGAGTTCAGCTTCACTTCCGACACCAAAAAAGACCTGCTCTGCCCCAATTGGCATGAGCAGGGTTCATACGAAGAAGGAATCCTAACCCTGAAGGATTCAGCCCCGCTGCCTGTCTCACGCCATCTTTTTGAAATCCACATCAGCGGAACGACCCACCTTGTGCAGGTAGTATTTGACATTACGGATCGCAAGCATCTTGAAAGAAAGCTGAACATAGCGCAAAAGCTGGAATCCATAGGACTGCTGGCATCAGGCATTGCGCACGAGATCAACACGCCCATCCAATATGTTGGCGACAGCATCCGTTTTGTTAAGGAAGCCTACGGCGACACCACCGAACTGCTGGAAATGTATGAAAGATACATAAAAGCAAAATCTTCTGACACACAAAGTGAAATTCTTGAAGAGATCGAAGAACACAAAGATGATATCGATCTGGAATTCATTGAAACCGAATCCATTAAAGCCTGTGACCGGGCACTGGAAGGAGTTGAACGGGTAGCCAAAATTGTTTTGGCCATGAAGAATTTTTCCCACTCAGGAGAAGAAAAACCAAAGGCAGTTGATATTAACAAAGCCATCCGGAACACCATTGAAGTATCCCGTAATGAATGGAAATATGCGGCAGAGCTTGAAACCGCCCTTGAGCCGGACCTGCCTCCGGTACAATGCCTGCCCGGAGCAATCAATCAGGTTCTGCTCAATGTAATTGTAAATGCAGCACACGCCATAGCGGATAATAAAGATGGGGAGCAGAAAGGAATAATATCTGTGACCACAAAATTTGAACCTCCTTTTGCCACCATCATCATCAAAGATACCGGCTGCGGAATTTCAAAAGAAAACATGCATAAGATATTCGACCCGTTCTTCACCACAAAAGAAGTAGGCAAAGGAACAGGACAGGGTCTAGCCATAGTCCATGACATCATCGTCGAAAAACATGGCGGCACCATCGACATAGAATCCGAAGAAGGTGTAGGCACGGCGTTTATAATCAGACTGCCCATTGAAGGAATTGGGGAGTCTGAGGCTTAA
- a CDS encoding transporter substrate-binding domain-containing protein has product MSLKKNTSFFAAAMSLLIIIFAGTVFASDLDQIKKRGTLRHLGIPYANFVTGQETGLSVEVIKLFAAHLGVKYEFVRSNWSTIFGDLTGTMVKPDGDGVEFLEKTPIKGDIISNGLTKLKWRQEVINYSESTFPTQVWCVARGDSPLKPIKPSGDIDDDIKAVKNMLKGKKVMGKQGTCLAPGLYGIDSSVATIINFPGSLNDIAPAIIKGEADVALLDVPDSLVALNKWPGKIKVIGPISHRQTMGAGFRKNSPELLKEFNEFYAELRKSGEYNRLIRKYYPAVFSYYREFFQN; this is encoded by the coding sequence ATGAGCCTTAAGAAAAACACATCCTTTTTCGCTGCAGCCATGTCCCTGCTTATAATAATATTTGCCGGAACGGTTTTCGCTTCCGATCTTGACCAGATCAAAAAAAGAGGAACCCTGCGGCATCTGGGAATTCCCTACGCAAACTTTGTAACCGGTCAGGAAACCGGATTAAGCGTGGAAGTGATTAAACTTTTCGCGGCACATCTCGGAGTCAAATATGAATTTGTGCGCTCCAACTGGTCCACTATTTTCGGTGACCTGACCGGAACAATGGTCAAACCCGATGGGGACGGTGTTGAGTTTCTGGAAAAAACCCCCATCAAAGGGGATATCATTTCCAACGGTTTGACCAAGCTGAAATGGCGGCAGGAAGTCATCAACTACTCCGAATCGACTTTTCCCACGCAGGTCTGGTGTGTTGCCCGTGGAGACTCCCCGTTAAAGCCCATCAAGCCCAGCGGAGACATTGATGATGATATCAAAGCGGTCAAGAACATGCTCAAAGGCAAAAAAGTCATGGGCAAACAGGGGACCTGCCTAGCTCCGGGGCTTTACGGCATTGACTCCAGCGTTGCCACCATCATCAATTTTCCAGGCAGCCTCAACGACATAGCACCGGCGATTATCAAAGGAGAAGCCGACGTGGCCCTGCTTGATGTTCCGGATTCGCTGGTTGCGCTGAACAAATGGCCCGGAAAAATCAAGGTAATCGGTCCTATTTCCCATCGGCAGACCATGGGTGCCGGATTTCGCAAAAATTCACCGGAACTACTCAAAGAATTCAATGAATTCTACGCCGAACTCAGGAAAAGCGGCGAATACAACAGGCTGATAAGGAAATATTATCCTGCAGTATTCAGCTATTACAGAGAATTTTTTCAAAATTAA
- a CDS encoding HD domain-containing phosphohydrolase, which produces MKKNKILFVDDEQNILDTYRALLRKRFKVQTALGPEEGLEKVRTSGPYAIVVSDLKMPKMDGITFLTKVKQLSPDTIRVMLTGHADLEAAISAVNEGSVFRFLTKPSSIDEMIRTLEAAMKQYSLVMAERELLRGTLRGSVKVLTDILALVNPEAFGRSERVRRLAGYVGQHLNLKQTLYLDLAAMLGQLGCVTLPDTVLQKVFTGEDMTDEERQGYDMHPSVTAGMLAQIPRMETVSEIIQHQNDRLDENPTMPVESRVLKACLDYDSLIQQKIDKMDAIGILRGMEGIYDSKILDVLEKGTAGEDGYVRREIDLEELKAGMILDEGLWSEDEVHLIAEGTEMTETAIIRINNFSRAKKLPPRIRVLVPLKYID; this is translated from the coding sequence ATGAAGAAAAATAAGATTCTTTTTGTAGATGATGAACAGAATATACTGGATACCTACAGAGCCCTGCTGCGCAAAAGATTCAAAGTGCAAACAGCTCTCGGACCGGAAGAAGGATTGGAAAAAGTCAGGACTTCAGGACCGTATGCAATTGTTGTTTCAGACCTGAAAATGCCGAAAATGGACGGGATCACCTTTCTCACCAAAGTGAAGCAGCTTTCGCCGGATACAATCCGGGTCATGCTGACCGGCCACGCCGACCTTGAAGCTGCAATTTCCGCGGTTAATGAAGGATCTGTATTCCGTTTCCTGACCAAACCCAGCTCCATTGATGAAATGATCCGCACCCTTGAAGCGGCCATGAAGCAATATTCGCTGGTCATGGCCGAACGGGAACTGCTGCGCGGCACATTACGGGGAAGCGTGAAGGTACTCACCGACATTCTGGCACTGGTCAACCCGGAAGCCTTCGGGCGCAGCGAAAGAGTCCGCCGGCTGGCCGGATATGTAGGCCAACACCTGAACCTGAAGCAGACCCTCTACCTTGATCTGGCCGCCATGCTGGGCCAGCTGGGCTGCGTAACCTTGCCGGATACAGTTCTCCAGAAAGTCTTTACCGGGGAGGATATGACTGACGAGGAACGCCAGGGCTACGACATGCACCCTTCAGTAACTGCGGGCATGCTTGCCCAGATTCCACGCATGGAAACAGTTTCAGAAATCATCCAGCACCAGAATGACAGGCTGGATGAAAACCCGACCATGCCTGTTGAGTCAAGAGTGCTGAAGGCATGCCTTGATTATGATTCCCTTATCCAACAAAAGATTGATAAGATGGATGCAATAGGCATCCTGCGCGGCATGGAAGGTATTTACGACTCCAAAATTCTGGACGTCCTTGAAAAAGGAACAGCTGGAGAGGATGGATACGTGCGCCGCGAAATTGATCTTGAGGAACTCAAGGCGGGCATGATTCTGGATGAGGGACTCTGGAGTGAAGACGAAGTGCATCTGATTGCTGAAGGTACTGAAATGACTGAAACGGCAATCATAAGAATAAACAATTTCAGCAGGGCCAAGAAGCTGCCTCCCAGGATCCGCGTTCTTGTCCCGCTCAAATATATTGACTGA
- a CDS encoding response regulator gives MSPKILFVDDDKNILDSFRAMMHGLRKEWKSRFASTGRDALEKVNKTEFDVVISDMKMPDMDGCELMRNVADMQPDTVRIMLSGHSDMQSLLKSAKHTHQFLSKPCNTEVLIETIRRMLELRPILADQKVRTIVTGLDTLPALPDLYIKITRELNKPEPNLQRIGELARMDPGISTTLLKVVNSSFFGFYGSVSCPSRAAVLLGTNVLKGLILGVHFLQELDTDILGHYSIEKLWGHCLQTGYLAKEICALMDMDEKTATDCFVGGLLHDIGKFVFITEMNTKYKEVLKHVREFGGPVIDVEKEILGVSHAEVGAYLLGLWGFSNDIVKMVYYHHSLENCADTFTPTHAIHTADVLQHELIPHSSGYIFSEFNADKLAEAGLLKYINDWRAACNNLLENAHEEK, from the coding sequence ATGAGCCCGAAAATTCTCTTTGTCGACGATGATAAGAATATTCTGGACAGCTTCAGGGCCATGATGCACGGCCTGCGCAAGGAATGGAAAAGCAGATTTGCTTCCACCGGGCGGGACGCGCTGGAAAAGGTCAACAAAACTGAATTTGACGTTGTTATTTCTGACATGAAAATGCCGGATATGGACGGCTGTGAACTGATGCGCAATGTAGCCGACATGCAGCCGGACACAGTCCGCATCATGCTATCCGGACATTCGGACATGCAGTCACTGCTGAAATCAGCAAAGCACACCCACCAGTTTCTGAGCAAACCCTGCAATACAGAAGTCCTCATCGAAACAATCCGCAGGATGCTGGAACTACGCCCTATTCTTGCAGACCAGAAAGTCAGGACAATAGTAACCGGGCTGGACACCCTGCCGGCGCTGCCGGATTTATACATTAAAATAACCCGGGAACTGAACAAGCCTGAACCAAACCTGCAGAGGATCGGAGAACTTGCCAGAATGGATCCGGGAATATCCACAACTCTGCTTAAAGTAGTCAATTCATCTTTCTTCGGTTTCTACGGCTCTGTTTCCTGCCCTTCCAGAGCAGCTGTGCTTCTGGGCACTAACGTGCTTAAGGGATTGATTCTCGGGGTACATTTCCTCCAGGAGCTGGATACAGACATCCTCGGCCATTATTCCATAGAGAAACTCTGGGGACACTGCCTGCAGACAGGATATCTTGCCAAAGAAATATGCGCCTTAATGGATATGGACGAAAAGACCGCAACAGACTGCTTTGTGGGCGGTCTGCTCCATGACATAGGCAAATTCGTATTCATCACCGAGATGAACACAAAATACAAAGAAGTTCTTAAACACGTCCGGGAATTCGGCGGCCCGGTTATTGATGTGGAAAAAGAGATTCTCGGAGTAAGCCACGCGGAAGTGGGAGCTTACCTGCTGGGTTTATGGGGATTCAGCAATGATATCGTCAAAATGGTCTACTACCATCACTCCCTTGAAAATTGCGCAGATACGTTTACTCCCACCCATGCAATCCATACAGCGGATGTGTTGCAACATGAACTTATTCCTCACAGTAGCGGCTATATATTTTCGGAATTCAATGCAGACAAGCTGGCAGAGGCAGGTCTTTTAAAGTATATTAATGACTGGCGTGCTGCATGTAACAACCTGTTGGAGAATGCACATGAAGAAAAATAA
- a CDS encoding PAS domain S-box protein: MFKKYRHTLIMKMILSGGITLLLSVILWTSFNVVFFKKNVTGNIQSDIAMLSDTVLLSLHHAMLLDSKEFIQNDINNISRQGEIKSIRVINKKGEIIYSNDPDEIHNVIDIKSPPCWNCHQHDDPPATMDLEQRTRLKTVNGRQFMGIMTPIPNSEGCAPGPCHVHAVDEKLLGLLDLEISTEKKNSMLATFERANFGIALVVFIATFGALFVFAYNFIFKPISQLITATREFGSEQDFVEIQLAQTDEIGTLADAFNMMGRQVQEKHRALLEQKEEYRDLFDNVPCLVSVVDLNFKVIRHNKAYEKHFGKPRGRQCYQINKDRDSKCEECPVERTFFDLTPHMSEESGRSKDGNPIHWIVYTSPIKDRDGKIVAAMEMMLDITRRKELEVSLAASEQRYHAIFDSIPEAVFVLDAEDLSILNCNDPVEEIYGYSRKMILGSSFLHLFREEERPDYEHLLKVKQEIGPCSQVTKSGTAIYAILRISPAEFDGNKTLIITCSDVTQKLEAEQQLIQASKMSTLGEMASGVAHELNQPLAILKTISNLLMRKASRDQEIEPKILREMAEGVDTHVNRASKIIDHMREFGRKSDMKTMPVQVNDVLRRGFEFFSRQLTLRNISVEWNLNSHLPIIMADANRLEQVVINLLINARDAIEERWKDAVPLADDKKIYISTDFSEDEITIEICDTGPGIPGHIQARLFEPFFTTKDVGKGTGLGLSISYGIIKDYNGTITASTKPDQGACFTITFPRGDGAE, from the coding sequence TTGTTCAAAAAGTACCGTCACACCCTGATCATGAAAATGATCCTTTCCGGGGGAATCACCCTGCTCCTGAGCGTGATTCTCTGGACCAGTTTCAATGTGGTCTTTTTCAAAAAGAACGTCACCGGCAATATCCAGTCCGATATAGCCATGCTTTCCGATACCGTGCTGCTCAGTCTGCATCACGCCATGCTGCTCGACTCCAAAGAGTTCATTCAGAACGACATCAACAACATCAGCAGGCAGGGCGAAATCAAGTCCATCCGGGTTATCAATAAAAAAGGAGAGATCATCTACTCCAACGACCCGGATGAAATCCACAATGTCATCGACATCAAAAGCCCGCCCTGTTGGAACTGCCACCAACACGATGATCCTCCGGCCACCATGGACCTTGAACAGCGCACCAGACTGAAAACCGTAAACGGCAGACAGTTCATGGGCATCATGACCCCGATCCCCAACTCGGAAGGGTGTGCTCCGGGTCCCTGTCATGTTCACGCTGTTGATGAGAAACTGCTCGGTCTGCTTGACCTTGAAATATCCACGGAAAAGAAAAACTCCATGTTGGCTACTTTTGAACGGGCCAACTTCGGAATTGCACTGGTCGTATTTATTGCAACATTCGGTGCTCTTTTCGTATTTGCCTACAATTTCATATTCAAACCTATCAGCCAGTTAATCACGGCCACCCGTGAATTCGGATCGGAACAGGATTTTGTTGAAATACAGCTGGCCCAGACCGATGAAATCGGCACCCTTGCCGATGCATTCAACATGATGGGCAGGCAGGTACAGGAAAAACACCGCGCCCTGCTGGAGCAGAAAGAAGAATACCGCGACCTCTTTGACAATGTACCCTGTCTTGTTTCCGTGGTTGATCTCAACTTCAAAGTCATCCGCCACAACAAGGCTTACGAAAAGCATTTCGGCAAACCGCGCGGCAGGCAGTGTTACCAGATCAACAAGGACCGCGACAGCAAATGCGAAGAATGTCCGGTGGAAAGAACTTTTTTTGACCTGACCCCGCACATGAGCGAGGAATCAGGTCGATCCAAGGACGGCAACCCCATCCACTGGATCGTTTACACTTCCCCCATCAAAGACCGTGATGGAAAAATCGTCGCCGCCATGGAAATGATGCTCGACATTACCCGCCGCAAGGAACTCGAAGTAAGCCTTGCCGCATCCGAGCAGCGTTACCACGCAATTTTTGATTCCATCCCCGAAGCGGTGTTTGTGCTTGATGCCGAAGATCTGTCCATCCTCAACTGCAATGACCCGGTGGAAGAAATTTACGGCTATTCGCGAAAAATGATTCTGGGCAGTTCTTTCCTGCATCTTTTCCGCGAAGAAGAACGGCCGGACTACGAACACCTGCTTAAGGTAAAACAGGAAATCGGCCCCTGCTCTCAGGTCACAAAGTCCGGAACCGCCATCTATGCCATACTGCGTATTTCCCCGGCCGAATTTGACGGCAATAAAACCCTGATCATCACCTGTAGTGATGTGACCCAGAAGCTGGAAGCCGAACAACAGCTGATTCAGGCAAGCAAGATGAGTACACTGGGTGAGATGGCATCCGGGGTGGCCCATGAACTGAACCAGCCCCTTGCAATCCTCAAGACCATCAGCAACCTGCTTATGCGCAAGGCTTCGCGGGATCAGGAAATAGAACCGAAGATTCTGCGTGAAATGGCGGAAGGTGTGGACACCCACGTCAACAGGGCCAGCAAGATCATCGACCACATGCGCGAGTTCGGCCGTAAATCAGATATGAAAACCATGCCCGTGCAGGTCAACGATGTGCTGCGCCGGGGATTTGAATTTTTCAGCAGGCAGCTGACCCTGCGCAATATCAGCGTTGAATGGAACCTGAACAGCCATCTGCCCATAATTATGGCCGATGCCAACAGACTTGAACAGGTGGTCATCAACCTGCTCATCAATGCCCGAGATGCAATTGAAGAACGCTGGAAAGACGCAGTTCCTCTGGCTGATGACAAGAAAATATACATTTCCACAGACTTCAGCGAAGATGAAATAACAATTGAAATCTGCGATACCGGACCGGGCATTCCCGGACATATTCAGGCCCGCCTCTTTGAGCCGTTCTTCACCACCAAAGACGTGGGCAAAGGAACCGGGCTGGGCCTTTCCATATCCTACGGAATCATCAAGGACTACAACGGAACCATAACCGCATCCACAAAGCCGGATCAGGGAGCCTGTTTCACCATCACATTTCCGCGTGGGGATGGGGCGGAATAA
- a CDS encoding Rrf2 family transcriptional regulator, whose translation MKLTTRSRYGARLLLDIALHSEHGPVPSKDSARRENISLKYLEKILKLLKEGGYIIGKRGPNGGNVLTMPPEKITLGKLTEALEGEDIILDCDGDVTTCPRAAVCLRRSIWDDANQAMYKMLDSYTLADLIKDANLCPMDRPD comes from the coding sequence ATGAAACTTACCACCCGCTCAAGATACGGCGCAAGACTGCTGCTAGACATTGCCCTGCACTCCGAACACGGCCCGGTGCCCAGCAAGGATTCCGCACGCCGGGAAAATATTTCACTCAAGTACCTTGAAAAAATACTTAAACTTCTCAAAGAAGGCGGATACATCATCGGCAAACGCGGCCCTAACGGCGGCAACGTGCTGACCATGCCCCCGGAAAAAATCACCCTCGGCAAGCTTACGGAAGCACTTGAAGGCGAAGATATCATTCTCGATTGCGACGGTGACGTGACCACCTGTCCGCGTGCTGCGGTCTGTCTGCGCCGTTCCATCTGGGATGACGCCAATCAGGCCATGTACAAAATGCTCGATTCCTACACCCTCGCCGACCTGATAAAGGACGCGAACCTCTGCCCCATGGACAGGCCGGATTAA